The genomic region CATATTTTATAGCTGGTTCAAAAATTTCCCTAAATTCTAAATTCCCAAATTTATTCCACAATAAATTCCAACCTGCTGGTGTTCCTGGTACAGTTACTGCCTCCCAACTATGTGGTTTTATTTCATTGATTCTTCTTTTTCTTAATTCTTCAAGTGATAATTTTTGTGGAGCATATCCGCTTGAATTCATTCCATATAGTTTTCCTTTGTACCAAATAATTGCAAAATTATCTGAACCAATGCCATTAGAAGTAGGTTCAACAACTGTAAGAACTGCAGCTGTTGCTATCGCAGCATCAATTGCATTACCGCCTTTTTTCAATATTTCTAATCCAGCTTGTGCAGCTAATGGTTCGCTTGTAGCTACTACCCCATTTTTTGCAAATACACATGTTCTCTTTGAATTAAATGGATATTCCAAAAAATCAAATTCCATAATTTCACCCCTTATTTTGTAAGAGCATTATAAATATAATAAATACCTATAATGATCAACACAATAAATAATACTCTTTGTATCCATTTAGCACCTTTCTTAATTGAAAATGTACTTCCCAAATATCCACCTGAAATACTTCCTAAAGCCAATACAAAACCAGCTATATAATTAACCTGATCATTTACCGCAAATACTATAAATGCAAATAATGTATATATTAAAACTAAAAATACCTTTATTGCATTTGTTTTTACTAAATCATATCCTTCTAATAATACTAATGCAGACATTAAAAAGAATCCTACACCTGCTTGTATAAACCCACCATATATACCGATTAAAAAGAATACCACAAAACTTATAATATTGTTCCTTTTTACTTTTCTTTCTTTTGTCCATAAATCAGGTTTTTTTACTAAAAAAATACTCATAATAATTAATATAAATCCAACAATACTTTTTAATAATGCTTTATCTATATTAACGACAATATTTGCACCAACCAATGCACCTAAGGTAGCTGGTATTGCTAAAAATATTGCTCTTTTTAAATCTAAAACATCATTTTTTCTGAATTTGGTAGTTGCTGTAATATTTTGAAAAATTATTCCAATCCTATTTGTACCATTTGCTACATCAATAGGTAATCCTAATAAATTTAATACAGGTAATGTTATTAAAGATCCTCCTCCGGCTATAACATTAATAAATCCACTAAATAATCCAGCTAAAAATACCAAAATATATAACATATTATCCCTCCCAAAAATTTGCTAAGCTAATTATTCTTATTATATTGAAATTTACATATTTTGTCAACAAAAAAATTCCCCATTACCGGGGAATTAAAAGGAGATTATTATACCTTTATTTCCTGCATATGTTGCAAGTGTCGAGCCCATATAATTTATATATATTTCTTTAGGTTTATATTTTTCCTGAATTATATTTTTAAAATATTCTGCATCTTCTCTATTATTTACATGAGTTATACCTACTATTTTTTCACGAAAATCCACTTTGCTTTTTTCTATTAACTCCAAGACTTTTAAATGAAATTTCTTTCTGCCTCTAACTCTTTCAAGCATTTCTACTGCGCCTTCATTATTATGTAAAATAATCTTGAAATTTAATATCTTGGCTATTGTACCACGAAATTTACTTAATCTTCCACCTTTTACTATATTTTCAAGTGTATCCAACAATATTAGTATAGTAATTTCATCTCTAAGTTTTTTTAGTTCATTAATTATCTCTTCTAGAGAATATCCTTCAGAAGCCATTTCTGCAGCTTTAATAACCTGAACTCCTTCTCCTGATGAAGCTCCAAGAGTATCAAAAATATGAATTTTATTGTTTTCTCCAATTAAATTTTTGGCCAAATTAGCCGCTTGAACAGTTCCACTTAATTTCGAAGAAATTGTTAAACACAACACTTCATCCCCATCATTTATAATTTTTTCAAAAGCCTCTCTAAATAACTCTGGAGATGGCTGTGAAGTTTTTGGAAGTTTCTCAGTACGTAACATTTTATTTTGAAACTCTTCAGCTGAAATTGAAACTCCATCTTGATAACTAACTCCATCAATTTCAACATTTAAAGGAATAACTATAATATTATACTTTTCAATTATTTCTTTAGGTAAATCAGCCGCACTGTCAGTTACTATCTTTACCATATTCTCCTCCTGCATGATTAATATTATAGTATATTATTGTTAGTTATACCTATTATATCATATTTGTTTGTATAATAAAAAAGTGGTGGTCAATTATTTAGAGATATAAATTTATTATTTATATTTTACTAATTTGATTATATATTGTATAATTTAATTACAAATAAATCGGGAGGTGATTACATGAAAATTTACATATCCTTTGATTTTGAGGGGTTAGCTGGAGTTACTCAATGGAGTGATGTTACTAAAGGTAAGGATTTTAAACAGTATTATGCTATGGAACAATTAAAGGCTTTATTAAAACCTTTAAAAGAACATGATATTGTTATTTCCGATTCTCATGCAATGGGAGATAATATTCTCTGGGAAATATCTAAAGAATTTCCAAATGTTGAATTAATAAGTGGGGGTATTAGAAAATATTATATGATGTCAGGAATAGATAAATCTTTTGATAGAATGATATTTTTTGGTTACCATTCTGGTGTTGGAGAATTATATTCAACAATGGATCATACCTATTCAAGCTCTTCTATACACAATATCTGGATAAATGGGAAATATATGAATGAAACTTTGATAAACGCAGCTTTTGGTGGTTTGTTTAATGTACCTTTAGCTATGGTTATTGGTGATGATAAATTAAAAAAACAATTAAATGGATATTTTAATAATCTAATTTATGTATCAACCAAAGAATCTATAGGTAGATTCTCAGCTAAATTTAAACCTATGAAAAAATTATTAGAAGAAATTGAAAATGCTACTCAAGTAATGCTTAATTATAAAAAAGAAGACTTTACAATATTTACTTTTGAAAAGCCAATTGAAATGATTGTAGAATTTTCTGATACTTTAAGGGCAGATATGGTGGAATCAATGCCATTAGTAGAAAGAATAGATGGAAGAAAGGTAAAACTGGTTCATGATGATTACAAAGTTGTTTTTGAAGGATTATTAGCTATGACTTATATAACAATGGCTGCTAAATATTTATAAATTATTCAAATAAACTTTTCTTACATAGGGAGAATTCATTGAAAGAAGTAATCCTCCGTATGAAAGATTAAAAAAAATTTCATCATTTAAATTATGTTTTTTTTCTGATTCGGTTAAATCAAGAATTATATAATCATTATTTATATCAATTATCTTTATTTTTTTATCTGTTGGTATAAAATATTCTTTTTTCATTCCCGGAGTATTAATAATACATACTCCGATTTTTTTTATTTTATTATTTAAAATCTTCTTTTTTATTTCAACTAATTCAACAGCAAATTCGCATGTGTTTTGATGCAAATATTCAAACGGCATATCATTAAGACCTATTCCCAAAGCAATAGATGCCCCACATCTTAATTGATTTACATCTTTTGGAATATTTATTTCATCAATTAAAGATAGCGTCCCAGAACTTCCTCCGGAAATTTCTTTTATTTTTATGTTTAAATCCTTCTCTAACCTATTTTTTATATTTATTAATATATTATATTTTTCCTCTGAGGGTATTACTCCACCAAAACATGAAAAATTTGTTCCTAATCCTTTTAGTTTTATATTTTTTAATTTAATAACATTTTTTACAGTATTATATATTTCATTATAATTTTCAAAGAAAATACCTTCTCTTAAATCTCCAACATCTATCATTAACATTATTTCATATATTTTATTCCTTATTTTAGCATATTTATTAATCTCAAAAATAGTTTCTAATTCTGAATTCAAAGAAATGTCCGTATATTTTACTACTTCTTCTATTTCGCTTTTCATAGGTATTCTTATCAACATTTTTTTAATTTTTAAATCATTAAATTTTTTTAAATTCTTCAATCTAGAATCAGCTAATATATTTATACCACTATCGATAATGCTTTTAATTATATATTTATCTCCAGCAAAAACTTTGGTTACAGCAGCAACCTCACTATTTTTCTCTCTACATTTTTCAATTACTTTTTTTGTATTTTCTCTAATTTTTTTCAAATCAATTCTTAAAATAGGAAAATATATAACAGCACCTTCTCCGAATAAATTAGATTATATCAAATAATATTTTTATAAACAATATGGTTAATACTACTATTATAATAGGTTTTATTATTTTACTCCCTTTTTTTAACGCTAAACCCGAACCAATCCAATGTCCTGCTATTCCAAATATTGCAGCTGGTAATCCTATTGAAAATATTACTTTTCCTCCTATTATAAATGCTGTTAATGCACTTACATTGGAAGCTAAATTTACAATTTTAGCTGTTCCTGAAGCTTTCACATGATCAATAGATAATATAGATACATAAGCTATTATTAAAAAGGTTCCTGTTCCAGGTCCAAAGAATCCATCATACGCACCAATAAAAAATCCTATTATCGAAGATAAAACAATTACCTTCATTCTTGAAAAATTAATGCTATTATCTTCTTTATGCATACTATTATGTCTAAACAAAATAAATAACGTCGCTATTGGAATCAATATGGCTAACACTATTTTCAATATATTATCTGGAATAAACATTGCAATCCTTGCTCCCAAAAAAGATCCGATAAAAGAAAATATTGCTGAAAATACTCCTATTTCAAAAATAATAGCTTTTCCATGATTATATCTCAAAACACTTACAATAGTTCCTATGGAAGAAGAGAGTTTATTTGTAGCTAAAGCATTATGACTTGGAAGACCTATAAATAAATAGGCCGGCAATGAAATCAATCCACCTCCACCGGCTATTGAATCAACAAAACCAGCTAAAAATATTAGTGGGAATAATATGAGTTTATCGATTAAATTTATATTCATATTAACCCCTCTTTAATTCAGAAATTATTTTTTTTAGTCTTTTTAATTTTGTTTCTTCTTTCTTTGCATTTTCAATTAAATTATTATATTCTTTTTTCCTTGAATAAGATAATTTTTCAAAAACTTCAATTAGATTATTTTCTTTTAATTTGTTTTCTAATAATTTATTTAAAATTATTTTTCTTTCTTCAGTATCTTCGTATAAAGTTATTTCAACTTTATCTCCAATATCTTTATTAATTTTTTTTCTTATAGCCTTTTGAATACCTAAAATATGACAATCAGTCCCCATTTTTACTAGTGATCCTCTATATTCAACTCCATCAAAAAAAGCTACAACCTTTATTCTTCCTTTTTTTCCAAACTCTTTTTCCACATCATATGGGAATTCAATATATGCTCCGCCTTTTCCTATTTTAGATTCTTTTATTTCAGCAATAAAATTATATTTTTTCATTTTTATCCTCCAACTGTATATTTAATTTCAAATATTTATTAATAAAATTAAATATAATACCAACAAATAAACCTAATAAAAAACCAAAAATTGAAAATATTAAAGGCATTCCTATTAAAGCAAGAAAAGCTAATAGTGTTCCATAACCAACTGAATTGTGGATTATATCATAAATTAATCCACCAAATGAATATAGAATGCCTAAAACCATCCCTATAAAACCTAATACAATAAAATGTATTTTTGAAAAATCAAATATTTTTATTTTCATAGTTCTGTTGCCATCATTAAAAATCCAGTAAAGGCTGCATTATCAATATCTAAAGACTTATCTACATATTTTTTCATTTCTAAAATATAATTTCTATATTTTTCATAGAAATCATATGTTGGTTTTGGTGAATATTTGATATCTTCTAATTCATAATATTTTATTATTAACTTAGTAGTGTTTGGTTTTACAAATACTTCTTCCCTAGGACTATAATAATATGGAACTATTGTTAATAATGTCCATTTTGCTAATTTATAACTTCCTAAAATTTCTAAAGTTAAATTAAAACCTAATTCTTTATCTCCATGAATTAATTGTTTAATTCCTTCAGATAATTGTTTCTTTTCTTCTTCAGTCATAGCTTTAACAGCATCTCTGAATTTAGGTTTTTCAAATAATGAAACTAAAGATGCTTTGGAAACAATTTTAATTAAATTATCTGTTACTTTGTTTATATCCTCAAAAGCATCTAAATTAAAAAATTCTAATGCCATATTATGCATTTTTTCTGGAATATGTTTTTTTGCTAATTTTAGTAATTCGGGATTTGAAAAACCCCCAGGATAAACACTTAAGAATTTTTTTGATGCTTCTTCAATCTTATTAATATTCATTATTCTTCCTCCTTTTTAAATAATAAAATTCTAATTTTTCTTCATTATAATACAGGTTTAAATTTTAATATTTCTAGATAATACATATTATTCTCCCATTTAACAATAATAAAATTAATAATAATAAGTATAATAATTTTTTTCTTTATACTTTTTAGCAATATATGCACCAAATATAAATCCACCTATATGAGCCCACCAGGCTACTCCTGCACCATAATATGGACCCACTAACGATAATATACCATTAAATATTTGAGATAAAAACCATATTCCAATAAATATAAATGAAGGAATATTCACAAATATTGGAATCCATAATAGTAAAAATAATGTTTGAATTTTAGCCAATGGAAACAGGACAAAATAGATACCAATTACACCGGCAATTGCTCCAGATGCTCCAATAGTAACAATAGGCGAATTTAAATTAAAAATATAATGCGTAAAAGATGCAATAAATCCACTCGATAAATATATTAGTAAAAATTTAAAAT from Marinitoga aeolica harbors:
- a CDS encoding sulfite exporter TauE/SafE family protein, producing MLYILVFLAGLFSGFINVIAGGGSLITLPVLNLLGLPIDVANGTNRIGIIFQNITATTKFRKNDVLDLKRAIFLAIPATLGALVGANIVVNIDKALLKSIVGFILIIMSIFLVKKPDLWTKERKVKRNNIISFVVFFLIGIYGGFIQAGVGFFLMSALVLLEGYDLVKTNAIKVFLVLIYTLFAFIVFAVNDQVNYIAGFVLALGSISGGYLGSTFSIKKGAKWIQRVLFIVLIIIGIYYIYNALTK
- a CDS encoding DegV family protein is translated as MVKIVTDSAADLPKEIIEKYNIIVIPLNVEIDGVSYQDGVSISAEEFQNKMLRTEKLPKTSQPSPELFREAFEKIINDGDEVLCLTISSKLSGTVQAANLAKNLIGENNKIHIFDTLGASSGEGVQVIKAAEMASEGYSLEEIINELKKLRDEITILILLDTLENIVKGGRLSKFRGTIAKILNFKIILHNNEGAVEMLERVRGRKKFHLKVLELIEKSKVDFREKIVGITHVNNREDAEYFKNIIQEKYKPKEIYINYMGSTLATYAGNKGIIISF
- a CDS encoding M55 family metallopeptidase, translating into MKIYISFDFEGLAGVTQWSDVTKGKDFKQYYAMEQLKALLKPLKEHDIVISDSHAMGDNILWEISKEFPNVELISGGIRKYYMMSGIDKSFDRMIFFGYHSGVGELYSTMDHTYSSSSIHNIWINGKYMNETLINAAFGGLFNVPLAMVIGDDKLKKQLNGYFNNLIYVSTKESIGRFSAKFKPMKKLLEEIENATQVMLNYKKEDFTIFTFEKPIEMIVEFSDTLRADMVESMPLVERIDGRKVKLVHDDYKVVFEGLLAMTYITMAAKYL
- a CDS encoding alanine racemase, with amino-acid sequence MKKIRENTKKVIEKCREKNSEVAAVTKVFAGDKYIIKSIIDSGINILADSRLKNLKKFNDLKIKKMLIRIPMKSEIEEVVKYTDISLNSELETIFEINKYAKIRNKIYEIMLMIDVGDLREGIFFENYNEIYNTVKNVIKLKNIKLKGLGTNFSCFGGVIPSEEKYNILINIKNRLEKDLNIKIKEISGGSSGTLSLIDEINIPKDVNQLRCGASIALGIGLNDMPFEYLHQNTCEFAVELVEIKKKILNNKIKKIGVCIINTPGMKKEYFIPTDKKIKIIDINNDYIILDLTESEKKHNLNDEIFFNLSYGGLLLSMNSPYVRKVYLNNL
- a CDS encoding TSUP family transporter, which translates into the protein MNINLIDKLILFPLIFLAGFVDSIAGGGGLISLPAYLFIGLPSHNALATNKLSSSIGTIVSVLRYNHGKAIIFEIGVFSAIFSFIGSFLGARIAMFIPDNILKIVLAILIPIATLFILFRHNSMHKEDNSINFSRMKVIVLSSIIGFFIGAYDGFFGPGTGTFLIIAYVSILSIDHVKASGTAKIVNLASNVSALTAFIIGGKVIFSIGLPAAIFGIAGHWIGSGLALKKGSKIIKPIIIVVLTILFIKILFDII
- a CDS encoding YdeI/OmpD-associated family protein → MKKYNFIAEIKESKIGKGGAYIEFPYDVEKEFGKKGRIKVVAFFDGVEYRGSLVKMGTDCHILGIQKAIRKKINKDIGDKVEITLYEDTEERKIILNKLLENKLKENNLIEVFEKLSYSRKKEYNNLIENAKKEETKLKRLKKIISELKRG
- a CDS encoding rhomboid family intramembrane serine protease, with amino-acid sequence MFPLRDINPSSKKPVVTITLIIINVIVFVFEMILPSHLRESFIQYYGFMPSELTKAIAYGDMGYIGINIFTIFTSMFLHGSFMHILGNMWSLWLFGDNVEDKLGHFKFLLIYLSSGFIASFTHYIFNLNSPIVTIGASGAIAGVIGIYFVLFPLAKIQTLFLLLWIPIFVNIPSFIFIGIWFLSQIFNGILSLVGPYYGAGVAWWAHIGGFIFGAYIAKKYKEKNYYTYYY